From the Candidatus Bathyarchaeia archaeon genome, one window contains:
- a CDS encoding ATPase domain-containing protein: MSQRVPTGVPELDSVIEGGLPKAGLFLVAGTPGSGKTAFSARFLYEGILKGDKGIYVSFAEGRDAFFSEMARNGLDFAKADAEGMFLYMDLLTVKNEGIPAVTQSIVDAVLDFKASRLVIDSFSAMAQAVPQLIEARSILHTILGKVIRQAECTTLLISEVPVGTSRLGLGIEEFVADGVLKFTQKEIDGRVIRNLVIHKLRGTKIGRREHMFTLDGGFRMLSPFDSSHPNNGHSYPVIKNTASHSSTGIAGLDAILGGGFKRGSHILLEVGEDVSSPSLMSFLTPIISNTVKSGDQVICVPVNGMYPEELQDSLRKSVPEGLASVQIFDITGKGGPNTVDLGGATVLQPFDMFWKTAKKLRKPENRLLSIIGFDALEARYAKDLPAMQGLIIETIAKVRNAGDIIVSIARPFSSTLRELASASDVHLRLAQYDGVLCLLGVKPRTDYYGVSHPNYGALAQIELVQVS; encoded by the coding sequence TTGTCGCAACGGGTCCCGACGGGCGTTCCTGAACTAGACAGTGTGATAGAGGGTGGGCTTCCGAAAGCAGGTCTATTTCTTGTGGCTGGAACTCCTGGGTCGGGTAAGACAGCCTTCAGTGCGAGGTTCCTTTACGAGGGAATTCTCAAGGGCGACAAGGGAATCTATGTCTCTTTCGCAGAAGGTCGTGACGCGTTCTTTTCTGAAATGGCGCGAAATGGTTTGGACTTCGCGAAGGCCGACGCAGAGGGCATGTTCCTCTACATGGACCTTCTAACGGTTAAGAACGAGGGAATCCCGGCTGTAACCCAGTCTATAGTGGACGCAGTTCTTGACTTCAAAGCGTCTAGGCTTGTAATTGATTCCTTTTCTGCTATGGCCCAAGCGGTCCCTCAATTGATTGAGGCTCGGTCAATACTTCACACAATTCTTGGAAAAGTAATCAGACAGGCTGAATGCACGACCCTCCTGATCTCCGAGGTTCCAGTTGGCACTTCGAGGTTGGGTCTAGGGATTGAGGAATTCGTGGCGGATGGAGTCCTCAAGTTCACTCAGAAGGAGATCGACGGGAGAGTTATCAGAAACTTGGTCATTCACAAATTACGTGGGACAAAGATAGGAAGGAGAGAGCATATGTTCACCCTCGATGGCGGATTTCGCATGTTGAGTCCATTCGACTCTTCACATCCTAACAACGGACACTCCTATCCTGTCATCAAGAATACGGCATCGCACTCATCAACGGGAATCGCAGGTCTCGATGCGATTCTTGGAGGAGGATTCAAGCGGGGAAGTCATATCCTCTTGGAGGTTGGAGAAGACGTATCGTCACCATCTCTGATGAGTTTTCTTACTCCGATAATATCAAACACCGTAAAGTCTGGCGACCAAGTCATCTGCGTCCCGGTCAATGGAATGTACCCTGAAGAATTGCAAGACTCTCTCAGAAAGTCTGTTCCGGAGGGACTTGCTTCAGTTCAAATCTTCGACATCACGGGAAAGGGTGGTCCGAACACAGTGGACCTTGGAGGTGCAACAGTCCTCCAACCTTTTGACATGTTCTGGAAGACCGCTAAGAAGCTGAGGAAGCCGGAAAACCGGCTGCTGAGCATAATCGGCTTCGACGCATTGGAGGCCAGATACGCAAAGGATCTTCCTGCGATGCAGGGTCTAATCATCGAGACTATCGCCAAGGTAAGAAATGCTGGCGATATCATCGTATCGATAGCTCGGCCATTCTCCAGCACGTTGAGAGAACTTGCCAGCGCCTCTGATGTTCATTTGAGACTTGCCCAGTATGACGGCGTTCTTTGTCTGTTAGGTGTGAAGCCCAGAACCGATTACTATGGTGTCTCTCATCCAAACTACGGTGCCCTCGCTCAGATTGAGCTAGTCCAGGTTTCCTAG
- a CDS encoding HAD-IC family P-type ATPase, which yields MVLVRRQGLFSRKVLIDSLIRLDPRRLIANPVMLIVEITFLIVAAMAIYPYGFPRVASHSLQVFYVEVALILLITVWFSTLSDALAESQAKNTANSLRRLEMEVSSKKVLIEEGSRRIVSTPSRELRKGDLILLEKNDTVPIDAQVLEGIAMVDESLLTGESTAVRKAPGDDVIGGSQILSDTLTAKVTANPDETFINQMIRMVESSKRPKTPNEQAVTIVLIGLTAIFTILVVALLGLSLVLSLAADLSVLMALYVCLLPTTIGALLPSIGLSGISRLYKEKIVAKSGRAVETAGDTDVILLDKTGTITVGNRQAVEFLPFPVFAERDVGEAAFLASWHDDTPEGRSLIRLAYEMGYVPKELNALDASEVYEFSASTRTSGVKLSGGTGFMLPKSGGTGRERGRLRRKFEPHVEGGVPVGSDEIEIIKGAPDAVKKIVKSVPADYDMIVQSISATGDTAMVISRNREAIGIVRLRDVLKPDIKEKIEAIKVMGIRPVMITGDQPLTAKSIAAEVGIDEYRPEAKPEDKYDIVKREQAETRIVAMIGDGTNDAPALAMADVGLAMNSGTQAAKEAANMVDLESNPAKIIEVVMLGKQLLMTRGAVTTFSIANDVAKYFAIMPVLFASTVPELKALNVLGLGLNTAVLSALIFNAIIIPLLIPLAMRGVKFKPSGAMTIFLRNTLIYGVGGVIVPFVGIKLIDVAISVL from the coding sequence ATGGTTCTGGTCCGGCGCCAGGGATTGTTTTCCCGAAAAGTGCTCATAGACTCCTTGATCCGCCTGGACCCCCGGAGGTTAATCGCCAACCCAGTAATGTTGATCGTGGAGATCACTTTCTTAATCGTCGCAGCGATGGCAATCTATCCCTACGGATTCCCGAGGGTTGCAAGCCATTCCCTACAAGTATTCTACGTCGAGGTTGCCTTGATTCTTCTGATTACAGTCTGGTTTAGCACTCTGTCCGACGCGCTTGCAGAGAGCCAGGCAAAGAACACGGCGAACAGTCTTCGAAGACTCGAGATGGAGGTATCAAGTAAGAAGGTTCTCATCGAAGAAGGGTCTAGACGAATCGTTTCAACTCCTTCTAGGGAGCTTCGAAAGGGCGACCTGATTCTTCTAGAGAAAAATGACACCGTCCCCATTGACGCACAGGTCCTGGAGGGAATCGCCATGGTTGACGAGTCCCTCTTAACAGGAGAATCCACCGCGGTCCGAAAAGCACCAGGGGATGACGTGATCGGGGGGTCCCAAATTCTCAGCGACACGCTGACGGCGAAAGTTACGGCCAACCCTGATGAGACCTTCATCAACCAGATGATTAGGATGGTGGAATCATCCAAGAGACCGAAGACCCCGAACGAACAAGCCGTGACCATTGTCCTGATAGGACTCACGGCAATCTTCACGATCCTCGTCGTGGCTCTGTTGGGTCTATCTCTGGTTCTGAGCCTCGCGGCAGACCTCTCAGTGTTGATGGCTCTCTACGTCTGCCTTTTGCCGACAACGATAGGGGCACTCCTTCCCTCGATCGGCTTATCAGGCATCTCAAGGCTCTACAAGGAAAAAATCGTAGCAAAATCTGGCCGCGCAGTCGAAACTGCTGGAGATACTGACGTTATTCTTCTCGATAAGACCGGGACTATCACTGTCGGAAATAGACAGGCGGTTGAGTTTTTGCCGTTTCCCGTATTTGCTGAGAGAGATGTGGGCGAGGCCGCGTTCCTTGCTTCTTGGCACGATGACACGCCTGAAGGGAGAAGCCTCATCAGGCTGGCTTACGAGATGGGCTACGTGCCCAAGGAGCTAAACGCTCTGGACGCGTCTGAGGTTTACGAATTCAGCGCCAGCACTCGGACTAGTGGCGTAAAATTATCCGGTGGAACAGGGTTCATGCTTCCCAAGAGCGGGGGGACGGGTAGAGAAAGAGGAAGACTTAGGAGAAAATTCGAACCCCACGTTGAAGGTGGGGTCCCAGTTGGATCTGATGAGATAGAGATAATCAAGGGAGCACCTGATGCTGTCAAAAAAATTGTCAAGTCTGTTCCTGCTGATTACGACATGATCGTCCAGAGCATTTCCGCCACAGGAGATACGGCCATGGTCATTTCGAGAAACCGAGAAGCGATTGGGATTGTAAGATTGCGGGACGTCCTCAAGCCCGATATCAAGGAGAAGATCGAAGCGATCAAGGTGATGGGCATCAGACCGGTGATGATAACCGGCGACCAACCGCTCACAGCCAAGAGCATAGCTGCCGAGGTGGGAATTGATGAGTACCGGCCCGAGGCGAAACCCGAGGACAAGTACGACATTGTCAAGCGGGAACAGGCCGAGACAAGAATTGTTGCAATGATTGGAGATGGGACCAACGATGCTCCCGCCCTAGCAATGGCCGACGTGGGCCTGGCGATGAATTCAGGAACACAGGCTGCGAAAGAGGCTGCTAACATGGTGGACCTCGAATCGAATCCCGCCAAGATCATAGAAGTAGTGATGCTCGGAAAACAACTGCTGATGACCCGAGGCGCAGTGACAACATTCAGCATCGCAAACGACGTAGCGAAATATTTCGCGATCATGCCTGTGTTGTTCGCATCAACAGTCCCTGAGCTCAAAGCTTTGAACGTGCTCGGGCTTGGACTAAACACTGCTGTACTCTCAGCACTCATCTTCAACGCCATCATCATTCCTCTCCTTATTCCCTTGGCCATGCGGGGCGTCAAGTTCAAGCCTTCGGGAGCTATGACCATCTTCCTGAGAAACACGCTAATCTACGGAGTCGGCGGAGTCATCGTTCCGTTCGTTGGAATCAAGCTCATAGACGTAGCAATATCGGTGCTCTAG
- the cysK gene encoding cysteine synthase A — MEVHKSILDVVGNTPLVRLNKVSKGVKPTILAKLENLNPGGSVKDRIGIAMVELAEQMGLLKPNGTIIEPTSGNTGIGLAMVASVKGYKMIFVMPDKMSEEKRSILRAYGAKVVVTPTNVPPESAEHYTKVAQKLARDIPNSYMPNQYENRANPDAHYRTTGPEIWRQTEGKLDVFVCGMGTGGTITGTGRFLKSKKRNLKVVGADPEGSIFYPRFYRQGEKSHQYMVEGIGEDFMPGTLDMSIIDDVIQVSDTDAFQMARRLAQEEGIMVGGSGGTAVQAALRVAQRLDERKTIVTLLPDTGRNYLSKLFSDKWMKEQGFH; from the coding sequence ATGGAAGTTCACAAGTCCATACTGGATGTCGTAGGAAACACGCCTCTTGTCCGGTTGAACAAGGTCTCGAAAGGCGTCAAACCTACGATCCTTGCCAAGTTGGAAAATCTCAACCCTGGTGGAAGCGTTAAGGATCGCATAGGAATCGCGATGGTTGAGCTAGCCGAACAAATGGGTCTCCTAAAGCCCAATGGAACGATCATCGAGCCCACCTCAGGAAACACCGGAATTGGACTCGCAATGGTTGCATCTGTGAAAGGATACAAGATGATCTTCGTAATGCCAGACAAGATGAGCGAGGAGAAAAGGAGCATACTTCGAGCATACGGTGCAAAAGTGGTGGTAACACCCACCAACGTTCCACCGGAATCTGCTGAACACTATACAAAGGTCGCGCAAAAGCTGGCGCGAGATATTCCGAACTCATACATGCCTAACCAGTACGAGAACCGGGCAAATCCCGATGCCCACTATCGGACAACAGGACCCGAGATATGGCGTCAAACTGAAGGTAAGTTAGACGTTTTTGTATGCGGAATGGGAACCGGTGGAACCATCACTGGAACAGGCCGGTTTCTGAAGAGCAAGAAAAGAAACCTGAAAGTCGTCGGCGCCGATCCTGAAGGATCCATTTTCTATCCGCGCTTTTACAGACAAGGTGAAAAGTCACACCAGTACATGGTAGAAGGGATAGGGGAAGACTTCATGCCCGGAACACTTGACATGTCGATCATAGATGATGTGATACAAGTCTCTGACACTGATGCGTTCCAAATGGCTCGACGACTCGCCCAGGAAGAAGGGATCATGGTGGGAGGATCAGGAGGAACAGCAGTGCAGGCCGCCTTGAGGGTCGCACAGCGATTGGACGAACGCAAGACGATTGTCACATTGCTCCCTGACACGGGCCGGAACTATCTCAGCAAGTTATTCTCAGACAAGTGGATGAAAGAACAAGGCTTCCACTAA
- the kdpA gene encoding potassium-transporting ATPase subunit KdpA — translation MFILITILIIAILSGRLLAPHITRVFTLTPSRLDKLLNPIERAIYRLIGVDPARGMGWKEYFLAALFVNIFQMVIAFAIFTLQGVLPLNPQGFPGLSWDLALMQVISFATNTNLQHYNGEGNCIQLPNCSSLFGVPGLSYFSQMMAVQFLQFTSAATGISVAVAMIRGFVARSKDLGNFYVDFTRSLTRILLPLCFVASLIFVGLGVPQTLTGYVKIASTVEGATQTILVGPVASLVSIMQLGTNGGGYYGANSAYPFQNPNPASDIFQIFLMLLIPTSLCFVFGQLIGRKRESRPILWGAYSLFALNLLIAFTPSFPLVGPGMEVRFGGFFSVFWTVVTTAVTTGSVNASLSSVNPLVILSAFNGMLIQATPGGKGVGVMYMVMFIVLTIFIVGLMSGRTPEYLGMKITSRDVKLVMIAFLVHPIIILVPTVLAYWTGAASAIGVGTNSTGFTQIFYEFTSAASNNGSDFLGASANTPFFNISTALVMFLGRFVPIGLLLALGGSMLSRKRLTTEASVKTDSILFSVVLVGSILVLVLLTFFPFLALGPILEFFQGRMNGF, via the coding sequence TTGTTCATACTCATCACGATTCTGATCATAGCTATCCTATCAGGCCGTCTTCTGGCTCCCCACATTACTAGAGTCTTCACTTTAACACCTAGTCGTCTCGACAAGTTACTCAACCCAATCGAGCGCGCAATCTACCGACTAATCGGAGTTGACCCAGCTCGGGGAATGGGTTGGAAAGAGTACTTTCTCGCAGCACTCTTTGTAAATATTTTCCAGATGGTAATCGCATTTGCAATCTTCACATTGCAGGGCGTACTTCCATTGAACCCTCAAGGGTTTCCAGGTCTCTCGTGGGACTTGGCGCTTATGCAGGTCATCAGCTTCGCGACGAATACCAACCTTCAACATTACAATGGAGAGGGGAATTGCATTCAACTTCCGAATTGCAGCAGCCTATTCGGAGTTCCTGGTCTTTCCTATTTTAGCCAGATGATGGCTGTCCAGTTCTTGCAGTTCACCAGCGCAGCTACGGGAATATCCGTGGCCGTCGCAATGATTCGGGGGTTTGTCGCCCGTTCCAAGGACTTGGGCAACTTCTATGTCGACTTCACGAGATCTTTGACGAGAATACTTCTCCCACTTTGCTTTGTGGCGTCTTTGATATTCGTGGGACTTGGAGTTCCTCAAACTCTGACAGGATACGTGAAGATCGCGAGTACTGTGGAGGGGGCGACACAGACGATCCTGGTCGGACCTGTCGCTTCCCTTGTTAGCATCATGCAGCTGGGCACAAATGGAGGAGGATACTATGGAGCGAACTCGGCATATCCCTTCCAGAACCCGAACCCTGCGTCTGACATATTCCAGATCTTCTTGATGCTACTCATTCCTACCTCGCTCTGTTTTGTATTCGGCCAGCTAATCGGCAGAAAACGGGAAAGTCGCCCCATTCTGTGGGGTGCCTACTCACTGTTTGCACTCAACCTCTTGATCGCCTTCACTCCCAGCTTTCCTCTTGTAGGCCCAGGAATGGAGGTTCGTTTCGGAGGCTTCTTCTCAGTATTCTGGACGGTCGTGACCACAGCGGTAACAACCGGCTCAGTTAACGCATCCCTGTCAAGCGTGAACCCTCTGGTCATACTCTCAGCATTCAATGGAATGCTGATCCAGGCGACTCCCGGCGGGAAGGGGGTCGGGGTGATGTACATGGTAATGTTCATCGTCCTCACCATTTTCATCGTTGGCCTGATGTCGGGCCGGACACCAGAGTATCTTGGGATGAAAATAACCTCGAGAGACGTTAAACTGGTTATGATCGCATTTCTCGTCCACCCTATCATAATCCTAGTACCGACAGTCCTTGCTTACTGGACTGGGGCTGCAAGTGCAATCGGCGTCGGGACTAACTCGACAGGTTTCACACAGATATTCTACGAGTTCACATCCGCCGCTTCCAACAACGGTAGCGATTTTCTCGGGGCATCGGCCAATACACCATTCTTCAACATCTCGACAGCGCTGGTTATGTTTCTCGGACGGTTCGTGCCTATCGGGCTATTGCTCGCGCTGGGCGGTTCTATGCTAAGCCGAAAGAGACTCACGACAGAGGCAAGCGTGAAGACAGACAGCATCCTCTTCTCTGTCGTCCTCGTGGGAAGTATCCTCGTCCTCGTCCTTCTTACCTTCTTCCCGTTCCTTGCACTCGGCCCAATTCTAGAATTTTTCCAAGGACGAATGAACGGATTCTAG
- a CDS encoding ATPase domain-containing protein, with protein MTTPSSRTGVPGFPQFFAGKSGEGGRVRSGIVDLDEMLHGGFMEGDAVMLAGSAGCGKTTLALQYLVNGVKFGEPGIYVSFEEMPDQIYRDAKNFGWDLRKLEEENKFRMVCTSPNLLLESEGESLLDESFRDVQPRRMVVDSLSHLAMFVKEGELRREAYRLIMHLKTKGISSMMIWESPQMAGGSFSVTEVGLSFLVDCILALKPVEIESSMRKALVVLKMRGSDHDKRLREFEIAPTGIKIESAFTNYEGLITGSPRRVASEKFMDLFRGAAEKRK; from the coding sequence TTGACAACACCAAGTTCTAGAACCGGAGTCCCTGGGTTCCCCCAATTCTTCGCTGGAAAAAGCGGGGAAGGTGGCAGGGTCCGGTCCGGAATAGTTGATCTGGACGAGATGTTGCATGGAGGATTTATGGAAGGTGATGCAGTGATGCTTGCTGGAAGTGCGGGCTGCGGAAAGACAACGCTAGCCCTCCAGTACTTGGTTAATGGAGTCAAGTTCGGAGAACCTGGAATCTACGTATCCTTTGAGGAGATGCCTGACCAGATTTACCGAGACGCTAAGAACTTCGGATGGGACCTACGCAAGCTAGAGGAAGAGAACAAGTTCAGAATGGTATGCACGTCCCCGAACTTGTTGTTAGAGTCGGAAGGGGAGAGTCTGCTTGACGAATCCTTCCGAGATGTTCAGCCAAGACGAATGGTTGTGGATTCGCTGAGTCATCTTGCAATGTTCGTCAAGGAGGGCGAGCTTAGACGAGAAGCGTACCGATTGATCATGCATCTCAAGACCAAGGGGATAAGCTCCATGATGATTTGGGAGTCTCCACAGATGGCAGGTGGATCGTTCTCAGTCACAGAAGTAGGATTGAGCTTCCTGGTGGACTGTATCCTTGCACTGAAGCCCGTCGAGATAGAATCCTCAATGCGCAAGGCTTTGGTGGTTCTGAAGATGAGGGGAAGTGACCACGACAAACGGCTCAGAGAGTTTGAGATAGCTCCGACAGGAATCAAGATAGAATCCGCATTCACGAACTATGAAGGACTCATCACCGGCTCGCCGAGAAGGGTGGCCTCGGAGAAATTCATGGATCTCTTCCGCGGGGCCGCGGAGAAACGGAAATGA
- a CDS encoding Lrp/AsnC ligand binding domain-containing protein codes for MASLIAFVSIFVESPYMDDVVQALSRLDKVVDLYEVTGEFDIVTVVSASDIEEFRDVLKNKIMKVKGVKSTVSSIVLKTHKGSGANGDILNATSAVAASYRDRK; via the coding sequence ATGGCGTCGCTAATCGCGTTCGTAAGCATATTTGTTGAGTCGCCCTACATGGACGACGTAGTGCAAGCCCTTTCCCGTCTCGACAAGGTAGTCGACCTCTACGAGGTCACGGGCGAGTTTGACATTGTTACCGTAGTCTCGGCATCAGACATTGAGGAGTTTCGGGACGTCCTCAAGAATAAGATAATGAAAGTTAAGGGCGTTAAGAGCACGGTAAGCTCGATCGTTCTAAAAACCCACAAGGGTTCTGGGGCTAACGGCGATATTTTGAACGCGACCTCGGCCGTTGCGGCTTCTTACAGGGACCGGAAATAG
- a CDS encoding ABC transporter ATP-binding protein, whose translation MGEESVLRAVELNKTFWAGPEKTVALDNVSLEIRKKEILAVYGPSGSGKTTLLFILGGFDKPTSGRVMLDGIEISNMDERRLSQIRRSAVGFVFQNYNLVEELTVLENVKLTMMFDGIIEDEMKKRASELLNRVGLAGKEKRRPSQLSAGEQQRVAIVRALANGPRLVLMDEPTGNLDQDNSRIIMEFVANIMLVDDVSFIIATHNLEIVQETPLRLFLNAGRVAAGFLSQS comes from the coding sequence TTGGGTGAAGAATCCGTTCTCAGAGCCGTTGAACTGAACAAAACATTCTGGGCCGGACCAGAGAAAACGGTCGCTCTCGATAACGTAAGTCTTGAGATTCGCAAGAAGGAGATTCTAGCTGTCTACGGTCCATCAGGGTCTGGAAAGACCACTCTCCTGTTCATTCTAGGCGGGTTTGACAAGCCAACATCTGGCCGGGTGATGCTGGATGGAATCGAAATCTCCAATATGGATGAGCGTCGACTTTCCCAGATAAGACGGAGCGCGGTGGGGTTTGTTTTCCAAAACTACAATCTGGTCGAGGAGTTGACTGTTCTGGAGAATGTCAAGTTGACCATGATGTTCGACGGAATAATTGAGGATGAAATGAAGAAAAGGGCAAGTGAGCTTCTCAACAGAGTAGGTCTGGCTGGAAAGGAGAAGCGCCGCCCTTCTCAACTCAGCGCAGGGGAGCAACAACGAGTCGCGATAGTGAGAGCCTTGGCGAATGGGCCGCGTCTTGTATTGATGGATGAACCAACCGGGAACCTAGACCAAGATAACTCGAGAATAATCATGGAATTTGTCGCGAACATAATGCTAGTCGATGATGTGAGCTTCATCATCGCGACGCATAACCTTGAGATTGTGCAAGAAACGCCTCTCAGGCTGTTCCTAAACGCGGGCCGGGTAGCGGCTGGCTTCTTATCACAATCGTAG